The Asticcacaulis sp. EMRT-3 region ACGTCCTGCAAACGGACGCCGGTGACGCCCATGCCGCCGAAGGCATTGGTTTCGCCGAGAATTTCGTCAAGCGCCACATTCCAGATCGGCTCGATCTTCGGATCGGCCATCAGGCGCTCGACCAGAATCTTCTCAGCGCGCAGCGTATCGCGGCGGTGGATCAGATAGACTTTCGAGGCGAACTTGGTCAGGAACAGCGCCTCTTCGACCGCCGTATTGCCGCCGCCGACCACAGCCACCACCTTGTTGCGATAAAAGAAGCCATCGCAGGTGGCGCAGGCCGAAACGCCGAAACCCTGATAGGTTTTTTCCGAGTCCAGCCCCAGCCACTTGGCCTGAGCGCCGGTGGCGATGATGACGGTTTCGGCCAGGAACTTCGCGCCGCTTTCGGTTTTCAGCAGGAAGGGCCGCTGCGACAGATCGGCTTCGGTGACGATTTCGGCGATGATTTCCGTGCCCATATGTTCGGCCTGGGCGCGCATCTGATCCATCAGCCACGGCCCCTGCACCACCTCGGCAAAACCGGGATAGTTTTCGACATCGGTGGTGATGGTCAGTTGTCCGCCGTCCTGCGGGCCGGTGAAGATGACCGGCGATAACAGGCCGCGCGCCGCATAGATGGCGGCGGTCCAGCCGGCAGGGCCGGTGCCGATAATGGCGCAGCGAACGGGGCGGGGAGCAGACATGAAGGCACCTGAATCGATAATTGTTAACGCAGGTTAAATAGGAACCCCGCGCCCGCTTGTCATCTGTAAAGCGTCAGCCCGTCGATAATTCTCCGGCCTTTTGCCGGTAAGTCTCCAGCAGGACCTGCGCGGCGCGCTGGGTTTCAGCGAGCGGCGCATAGGGTGCGCCGGCAAGGCGGCCATTGAACGGATGCGCGGCACCGTGAGCGCGCAGGGTTTCGTGGAAGTCCTCGAACTTTTCGCCGGACGCCAGCGAGCGCCTGACCAGCGAAATAATCTGGATCGGCTTGCCGGTGGCGGCGGCTTCGGTGGCCATATTGACCGAATCTTCGGTGATCAGAAAATGATCGGCGGCGTGCAGGAAGGCGAAATAGGGATTGCCGGATGGATCACTCTTGCTGCCATCATGCAGGATGCCCGGCAGGTCACCCAAACGCGCCATGAGGATGGCGCTGGCCTCAGATGGCGTGCGGCGTGACACGGTGAGCAGCAGGCTGCCGCCCGATTGCTTAACCGCGCTATGGATTTCTCCGGCGATAATGGCGGCATGATCAGCATCGAGATCATAGGCTTTTGAGCGCCCGCCGATCAGCACCGCGACGCGCGGATGGGGCAGGGCTTCGATACGCTCGCGCCAGTCGGCATAGGCTTCGGTCAGCCGTTCAGGTGTGACGCGATTGGTGGAGCCGATCAGTGACAGCACATGGCCGCCCCTGACGTGATCGTGTTCGGGGGCAATGACCAGATCAAAGGCACGCGGATCATGGCGCGGATTCTGAAGCTGCACCACAAAACTGCGTCCGCCCGAACGCTGGCGCATCCGCAAGGCGTGCGGCAGGCTGGCCCGCCCGCAGCCTATCCATATATCGGGGTATGGCGGGTCAATCCGGTCACTGTCGCGCGCCAGCATGGCGTCGGGCCACAGTTTGAGCGCAGTCGGCCAGCGGTCGAACAGGGGCTGGTAACGCAGGCGCTTGACGGTAATGGCGGCCGGTGTGAGATGCGTCACGGCCTCGGCCAGACCGAGCGCCTGATTTTCGATCCCGGCGCGTCCATCGGACACAACCCAGATGGTCAGCGGTGTGGCCATGAAATCTGCCTGTCAAAAGCCAAAGACTTGCGACGGGCCGTCCCGAGCAAGTCTTTGTCCGTATCGATGCCACGAAAAAGTATTTTGGCCAACGGCCAAAAACTTTCTTCGTGAGAGATTAAAGCCACTCGACCTTGAGGATTTCATAGGCCTTAACGCCGCCGGGTGTCACCACCTCGACCACATCGCCGACCTCCTTGCCGATCATGGCGCGCGACAGGGGCGACGAGACGGAGATCTTGCCCGCCTTCACATCGGCCTCATGGTCGCCGACCACCTGATAGCGGCCTTCTTCTTCTGTGTCTTCATCGACCACAGTGACGGTGGCGCCGAACTTGATATGGTTGCCGGACAGCTTGGAAACGTCGATCACCTGGGCGCGGCTGATCTTGTCCTCGATGTCGGCAATCTGCCCCTCGATCCAGCCCTGACGCTCCTTGGCGGCGTGATATTCTGCGTTTTCAGACAGGTCGCCATGCGAGCGCGCTTCTGAGATGGCGGCGATCACGGTGGGGCGCTCAATTGACTTCAGACGCTTCAGTTCATCGTCGAGAACCTTGTAGCCCGCGACGGTCATCGGCACTTTTTCCATGTGCGATTATAGCTTTATTCCACCCAGAGGAATGACAAAAACCCAACGGCGGTTGAGGGTGGCTGCAACCGGTCGGGTCAGACGTTCAATTTTTGAGGCAGGCGGGGCGACCGCTTTTCGCGGCGCACAGACGCATGGCTTGCGCCTCTTATAAAGCGAAACCGTTCATTTTGAAACACAATTCTGAAAGGCCCTGTGCGCAGACCGGTCAGCCGCTCAACTGACCTGTCTCGATCGCGGTGGCCGCATCCACCAGGCGCAGGTCGATCAGCTTGATACCGAGCGCCCTGGCCTTGTCCGGCACGGCGGTGATCGTGCCGCGTCCGGCGGCGCGTCCGGTGACCTTGGCCACGGTGGTGGCGGGCTGGGTTTTGCCGCCGTCCTGATCGGGTTTGACGAGGAAGCTGACCTTCAGCGTCGTGGCGCGCAAAACCGATTTGGGCAGATGCACCGTATATTGCGCTGTGACGCGGCCGATGGTTAGTTCTCCGGCCTTGACGCCATTGACCATGACGCTGACCAGCATGGTCTTGCGGCTGTGCGCCCTCAGTTTCAGGTCGAGCGCCTTGGGCGGAGTGGCGGTGTCGAACTTGACGTGCTTGATCGGGATGACGACACCGGCCTGCGGGCCCTCGGTCCAGACGCCGTCATATTCCGGGCGCGACCAGTTGCCTTCGAGCAGGCAGGTGCCCTGATCGAGCCAGCCAAAGCGCACTTCGGAGGGGATCGGGCTCCATTGCGGCTTGGGCAGGTTGAGATCGGCGGCGTCGGCGGGCGGGATGATCCATACGCCGTCCACCATGCGCAGGCGCGATTGCAGGGCGGCGGGCGCATCGCACTGTTTGAGGAAGACGAACAGATGGTTGGCATTGACATTGCCATCACGGAACGATTCCTCACCCAGATATTCATGGGCGAGCTGAATCAGGTTTTCGCGCGCCGGATACATGGTGTTGACCGGCTTGCCCGCCGTGGTGGCGCGATAGGTCAGTTCGTAAAACAGCTTGTCGTTGAAATGGACATTGACCGGATAGAAGTCGATGCCGGTCGAGCGCTTGACCAGTTCGTCCCACAGCGGGCTTGGCGTCTGGTAATAGGCCTGATTGCTGGCGGCCAGCCCCGTAGCCTGACGCAAGGTGGCGGCCAGACCATTGATGTCATAGGCCTGAATCAGCAGGACGGCGGGCAGGACGATGGCGATGGTGCGCGGGCGGCTCTTGAACAGCACGATCAGGGCTGCCGCGATCATGCAATAGGAGATCGGCCAGAAAAAACGACCCGAAGCGCGCAGGATGCCGGCGATGGAAACCAGTTGTTGGGGCAGCCGGAAATTCCAGATCGTATAGCCGTAAATCTGGGCGTGGTTTGACAGGGCGATCAGGAACAGGGCCAGAAAGGGCAGGGTCAGCGGCTTGAGGCGGGCCAGAACCGGCCTGGCTGTCTTGGCTTCGGGCGTGAGGATATACAAAGCCACGGCCACGGCCAGCAGGCAGAGCAGGCCGAAGCCGAGATACTGATAGCCCTCGAACGATTGTCCGCCATCGAGCGGCCACGCCTTGAGAATGGCCGAAAATTCGCTGCGCACCGGATTGAACAGGGCGTCCAGTCCCATCGAATAATAGCCAAAACCGCCCGCCGCCGGGCTCTGGCCGCGTTCATAGGCACCCGATATGCCCAGCGTGATGATCGGGCAGGCCAGCACGACGACAGCGCGCCAGACCCCGCCCCACAGCGCCTTGCGATCCAGTTTGCGCGCCGCAGGCCACACCACGCGCAGCACGTCGCCGCTCCAGATGGCGGCCACCATGAACAGAAGATAGGGGTGGATCAGGCCGGTGACGCCCAGCAGCGCCATATAGCCGCGCGTTTTGGGATCGAGCACGCGCCGGAAACGCTGCCAGCGGGTTTCGGTTTCGCCTTCGGGCGCAGGGCGGGCCTCAGCCACATTGATGAACAGGTGCAGGCCCCACAAAAGCAGCCATTGCGCCATCAAAGTGTCATGGCGCTCACGGTAATAGAGGCAGGGCAGGGCCGACAAAACGGCTGCACCGCCCAGTGCCGCCCAGCGATTCGGGGCGTGCGGGCGGATCAGCTTGAAGGCGAAGATGAAGTGCATCGCCACGCAGAAGGCGAACCACAGGCCGATATATTGGAAGGGCTGGGGCAGAAGGCTGCGGAACGGTTTGAAGATAAAGGCGAAAAGCGGATTGGAATCGGTATAGATGACGCTCAGGCCCGTCGGGTGATAGAGCAGGTCTTCGTGGTTGAACGACGACCAGGCGACGTGACGAAAGGCGTTCCAGCCGAGGAAGTGCTGGCCCCAGTCGGCCTCCATCAGCCAGCCGATGCGCTTAGGGTCGAGCACCCACGGATTGAAAAAGGCGAGAAACAGAAAGGCCGGGATCAGCACGAACAGGGCGGCGAAGACACCATTTTTCAGGCCGCGCTTAACGGGCGCGGGCAGGGTGGTCAGACGGGCGTGAATCTGGCCGGGCAGAGGCCAGTTCGGCAGGCGCATGGGGGTCAACTCGAAACAGTTGGTTGGGGTAGAGATCGGATCGTGCAAGGCTTATGCCCACTGAAACCGCGTCCCTGCGGTGGTGGGTGAGCACCTTACACGCGAATCCGGGCCGGTTTTCGCGGGAAGATTTCGCGCGCGATCATAGTGGATTTGGCGCGGATCACAAGCCCGTGAACGAAAACGCCTGACACATCTTATTGCAGACCATGCCCTTTCGCGGCCTTACGGGGCCACGAAAGGGCATGAGCGGATCAGGCATAGTCCTGAATGGGGCGCACATCGAGCGCCTCAATCGAACCCGCCGCA contains the following coding sequences:
- a CDS encoding mitochondrial fission ELM1 family protein, encoding MATPLTIWVVSDGRAGIENQALGLAEAVTHLTPAAITVKRLRYQPLFDRWPTALKLWPDAMLARDSDRIDPPYPDIWIGCGRASLPHALRMRQRSGGRSFVVQLQNPRHDPRAFDLVIAPEHDHVRGGHVLSLIGSTNRVTPERLTEAYADWRERIEALPHPRVAVLIGGRSKAYDLDADHAAIIAGEIHSAVKQSGGSLLLTVSRRTPSEASAILMARLGDLPGILHDGSKSDPSGNPYFAFLHAADHFLITEDSVNMATEAAATGKPIQIISLVRRSLASGEKFEDFHETLRAHGAAHPFNGRLAGAPYAPLAETQRAAQVLLETYRQKAGELSTG
- the trxB gene encoding thioredoxin-disulfide reductase, which encodes MSAPRPVRCAIIGTGPAGWTAAIYAARGLLSPVIFTGPQDGGQLTITTDVENYPGFAEVVQGPWLMDQMRAQAEHMGTEIIAEIVTEADLSQRPFLLKTESGAKFLAETVIIATGAQAKWLGLDSEKTYQGFGVSACATCDGFFYRNKVVAVVGGGNTAVEEALFLTKFASKVYLIHRRDTLRAEKILVERLMADPKIEPIWNVALDEILGETNAFGGMGVTGVRLQDVHSHQHRVVDLDGVFIAIGHAPASSLFEGQLETKQGGYLVVEPGTPKTAIKGVYAAGDVTDDVYRQAVTAAGMGCQAALEAVRLLAEEDHHHSQISFADVAEEISHQGLERQKAATKS
- the greA gene encoding transcription elongation factor GreA, which translates into the protein MEKVPMTVAGYKVLDDELKRLKSIERPTVIAAISEARSHGDLSENAEYHAAKERQGWIEGQIADIEDKISRAQVIDVSKLSGNHIKFGATVTVVDEDTEEEGRYQVVGDHEADVKAGKISVSSPLSRAMIGKEVGDVVEVVTPGGVKAYEILKVEWL
- a CDS encoding DUF6311 domain-containing protein; this encodes MHDPISTPTNCFELTPMRLPNWPLPGQIHARLTTLPAPVKRGLKNGVFAALFVLIPAFLFLAFFNPWVLDPKRIGWLMEADWGQHFLGWNAFRHVAWSSFNHEDLLYHPTGLSVIYTDSNPLFAFIFKPFRSLLPQPFQYIGLWFAFCVAMHFIFAFKLIRPHAPNRWAALGGAAVLSALPCLYYRERHDTLMAQWLLLWGLHLFINVAEARPAPEGETETRWQRFRRVLDPKTRGYMALLGVTGLIHPYLLFMVAAIWSGDVLRVVWPAARKLDRKALWGGVWRAVVVLACPIITLGISGAYERGQSPAAGGFGYYSMGLDALFNPVRSEFSAILKAWPLDGGQSFEGYQYLGFGLLCLLAVAVALYILTPEAKTARPVLARLKPLTLPFLALFLIALSNHAQIYGYTIWNFRLPQQLVSIAGILRASGRFFWPISYCMIAAALIVLFKSRPRTIAIVLPAVLLIQAYDINGLAATLRQATGLAASNQAYYQTPSPLWDELVKRSTGIDFYPVNVHFNDKLFYELTYRATTAGKPVNTMYPARENLIQLAHEYLGEESFRDGNVNANHLFVFLKQCDAPAALQSRLRMVDGVWIIPPADAADLNLPKPQWSPIPSEVRFGWLDQGTCLLEGNWSRPEYDGVWTEGPQAGVVIPIKHVKFDTATPPKALDLKLRAHSRKTMLVSVMVNGVKAGELTIGRVTAQYTVHLPKSVLRATTLKVSFLVKPDQDGGKTQPATTVAKVTGRAAGRGTITAVPDKARALGIKLIDLRLVDAATAIETGQLSG